The genomic stretch TTCCGAAGTGTAGTATTTATTTTTCGTTAAGAATTTTTGAAGCCTTGGAAAAAATTTAGAAAAATGAATGCGGTTTTAGTTTTTCAGAGAAAAAACTAAAAACACCTCTGGAAATCGAAGATTCATGAGTTCTAAAATATAAAATAGAAATCACACGAACTAAAAACGCACTTTCTTTTGTTGACGCCTGTGCTGAACTTGATTCAGTATTCTTTGTGCGAACAAAGAAAAAGAAAATTAGAACCTGAAAATGAAGTTTAAATTTCTAAGTTTTGTTAAAAATTATCTATGTGTTATTTGAAAAACTCATATTGAATTTACATTATTTACTAAATCGATGCAACGTGTACGTCATAGCCGAAAGCAAGAAAAATGCACCAACCTGATGTGCAACACCTAATATAACGGGAACATTCAGTACTAATGTGAGTACGCCTAAGATAAATTGTACGCCAACTAATAACAACAATGCGTAAATTCCTTTCTGTTGCAATGTGTTAATTGTCATGCTTTTAGACTTTCGCCAAATGATAACAATAAGAATGACAACTATATACGCCAAATAGCGATGTACAAACTGAACACCACTTTTTCCTTGATAAAAATTCGCTAAAAATGAAGGTTGTTCTGAGTAAACGGTTTCATGAATCAACTTTCCATCAGTCATTAATGGCCAATAATTATGAATAAAACCTGCGTCTAATCCTGCGACAAATGCTCCGTAAATAATTTGAAGTATTAATATGGCGAGTGTCCATTTTAGGAGTTTTCTGAATTTTAAATCTACTTTTTTTAGTGTCGGATACATCAAATCTAACGCAACCCAAAATGTATATGCAAACGTAATAAAGGCAGTTGTTAAATGTGCCGCCAATCTAAAATGTGAAACATCTGGTCTGTCAACCAAACCACTTTTTACCATATACCAACCCAAAAATCCTTGAAAACCGCCTAAAATCATTAATATAATCGATTTCTTTATAGTTGCTTTGCTGAGTTGTTTCTTCCATAAAAAATATAAAAACGGTACAAAGAAAACGAGTCCTATAAAGCGTCCAATAACACGATGAAGCCATTCCCAAAAATAAATATCTTTAAAATCTTCTAATGAAAAGTGATTGTTTAATTTCTGATACTCAGGATATTGCTTATACAAATCAAAAGCTTCTTTCCATTCAATTTCATTCATTGGCGGAATGGTGCCTGAAATAAGTTTATAATTTGAAATGGACAATCCAGAATGTGTCAATCTTGTAATTCCACCAACGACAACCATGATGAAAATAAGTATGCAACCTGTTAACAACCAGTATATAACTCTTTTGTTATCTTTCATAAGTCTTAGTTTTTGACTAAACCTAATTCTTTTCCTTTGGCAAGCATAAATTGATATGCTGCTTCGTGTTCATTTAGAATTTCGCCTTCTAAAATGGCTTCTTTAATAGCATCTTTAATGATTCCGATTTCTCGGGAAGGTTTCAAGTTAAAAGCTTCCATAATCTCTTCACCAGAAACTGGCGGCTGAAAATTTCGCACATGATCGCGTTCTTCAACTTCCACAATCTTCTCACGAACAATCTTGAAATTATTGTGATACTTATTAAACTTTCTAGGATTTTTTGTAGTGATATCTGCTTCGCAAAGTGTCATCAAATCTTCGACATAATCGCCTGCATCAAATACCAAACGACGAACCGCAGAATCCGTAACTCCATCTTGTGATAACACAATTGGTCGCGAACTCATCATCACCATTTTTTCAACAAACTTCACTTTTTCATTCAGTGGCATTTTCAAACGCTTAAAGAGTTTACGAACCATTTTTCCACCAATAAATTCATGTCCATGAAATGTCCAACCAATCTTTTTATGAAAACGTTTGGTTGGCGCTTTTCCAATATCGTGTAACAAAGCTGCCCAACGCAACCAAACATCATTTGTGTTTTCAGAAATATTATCTACGACTTCCAACGT from Kordia antarctica encodes the following:
- a CDS encoding COX15/CtaA family protein, encoding MKDNKRVIYWLLTGCILIFIMVVVGGITRLTHSGLSISNYKLISGTIPPMNEIEWKEAFDLYKQYPEYQKLNNHFSLEDFKDIYFWEWLHRVIGRFIGLVFFVPFLYFLWKKQLSKATIKKSIILMILGGFQGFLGWYMVKSGLVDRPDVSHFRLAAHLTTAFITFAYTFWVALDLMYPTLKKVDLKFRKLLKWTLAILILQIIYGAFVAGLDAGFIHNYWPLMTDGKLIHETVYSEQPSFLANFYQGKSGVQFVHRYLAYIVVILIVIIWRKSKSMTINTLQQKGIYALLLLVGVQFILGVLTLVLNVPVILGVAHQVGAFFLLSAMTYTLHRFSK